In Mustela nigripes isolate SB6536 chromosome 2, MUSNIG.SB6536, whole genome shotgun sequence, a single window of DNA contains:
- the MYO1F gene encoding unconventional myosin-If isoform X1, producing MGSKERFHWQSHNVKQSGVDDMVLLPQITEDAIVGNLRKRFMDDYIFTYIGSVLISVNPFKQMPYFTDREIDLYQGAAQYENPPHIYALTDNMYRNMLIDCENQCVIISGESGAGKTVAAKYIMGYISKVSGGGEKVQHVKDIILQSNPLLEAFGNAKTVRNNNSSRFGKYFEIQFSRGGEPDGGKISNFLLEKSRVVMQNENERNFHIYYQLLEGASQEQRQNLGLMTPDYYYYLQSDTYKVDGTDDRSDFNETLNAMQVIGIPPNVQQLVLQLVAGILHLGNISFCEDGNYARVESVDLLAFPAYLLGIDSGRLQEKLTSRKMDSRWGGRSESIDVTLNVEQAAYTRDALAKGLYARLFDFLVEAINRAMQKPQEEYSIGVLDIYGFEIFQKNGFEQFCINFVNEKLQQIFIELTLKAEQEEYVQEGIRWTPIQYFNNKVVCDLIENKLSPPGIMSVLDDVCATMHATGGGADQTLLQKLQAAVGTHEHFNSWSSGFVIHHYAGKVSYDVNGFCERNRDVLFSDLIELMQTSEQAFLRMLFPEKLDVDKKGRPSTAGSKIKKQANDLVGTLKRCTPHYIRCIKPNETKKPRDWEEGRVKHQVEYLGLKENIRVRRAGFAYRRQFSKFLQRYAILTPETWPQWRGDERQGVQHLLRVVNMEPDQYQMGSTKVFVKNPESLFLLEEMRERKFDGFARTIQKAWRRHVAVRKYEEMREEASNILLNKKERRRNSINRNFVGDYLGLEERPELRQFLAKRERVDFADSVTKYDRRFKPIKRDLILTPKCVYIIGREKVKKGPEKGQVREVLKKKLEIQALRGVSLSTRQDDFFILQEDAADSFLETVFKTEFVSLLSKRFEEAARRALPLTFSDTLQFRVKKEGWGGGGTRSVTFSRGSGDLAILKASGRTLTVSVGDGLPKSSKPTRKGMAQGRPRRSAQAPTRAAPGPPRGLGHNGVPPAARSRPLPVEITSGRGSQQPFRGPPSSALRASRRPRARPPSEHNTEFLNVPDQGVAGMQRKRSVGQRPEPGVGRPKPQPRMHGPRCRALYQYVGQDVDELSFNVNEVIEILMEDASGWWKGRLHGQEGLFPGNYVEKI from the exons ATG ggcagcaAGGAGCGCTTCCACTGGCAGAGCCACAACGTGAAGCAGAGCGGCGTGGACGACATGGTGCTGCTGCCCCAGATCACCGAGGATGCCATCGTGGGCAACCTGCGCAAACGCTTCATGGACGACTACATCTTT ACCTACATTGGCTCCGTGCTCATCTCCGTAAACCCCTTCAAGCAGATGCCTTACTTCACTGACCGCGAGATCGACCTCTACCAGGGCGCA GCTCAGTACGAGAATCCCCCGCACATCTACGCCCTCACGGACAACATGTATCGCAACATGCTCATCGACTGTGAGAACCAGTGTGTTATCATCAG TGGAGAGAGTGGAGCTGGGAAGACCGTGGCAGCCAAATACATCATGGGCTACATCTCCAAGGTGTCTGGCGGGGGCGAGAAGGTCCAG CATGTGAAGGATATCATCCTGCAATCAAACCCACTGCTGGAGGCCTTCGGCAACGCCAAGACCGTGCGCAACAACAATTCCAGCCGCTTT GGCAAGTACTTTGAGATCCAGTTCAGTCGTGGCGGGGAGCCGGACGGGGGCAAGATCTCCAACTTCCTGCTAGAGAAATCCCGTGTGGTCATGCAGAACGAAAACGAGAGGAACTTCCACATCTACTATCAG CTGCTGGAAGGAGCCTCCCAGGAGCAGCGACAAAACCTGGGGCTCATGACCCCCGACTACTATTACTACCTCCAATCGGACACCTACAAGGTGGATGGCACCGACGACCGGAGTGACTTCAACGAGACTTTG AATGCCATGCAGGTCATCGGGATCCCGCCCAACGTCCAGCAGCTGGTCCTGCAGCTGGTGGCGGGAATCTTGCACTTGGGAAACATCAGCTTCTGTGAGGATGGGAATTACGCCCGGGTAGAGAGTGTGGACC TGCTGGCCTTTCCCGCCTACCTGCTGGGCATCGACAGCGGGCGGCTGCAGGAGAAGCTCACCAGCCGTAAGATGGACAGCCGCTGGGGTGGACGCAGCGAGTCCATCGACGTGACCCTCAATGTGGAGCAGGCAGCCTACACCCGCGACGCCCTGGCCAAGGGGCTCTATGCCCGTCTCTTTGACTTTCTTGTGGAG GCCATCAACCGCGCTATGCAGAAGCCCCAGGAGGAGTACAGTATCGGTGTGCTCGACATCTATGGCTTTGAGATCTTCCAG AAAAACGGCTTTGAGCAGTTCTGCATCAACTTTGTCAATGAGAAGCTGCAGCAAATCTTTATCGAACTCACCCTGAAAGCTGAGCAG GAGGAGTACGTCCAAGAGGGCATCCGCTGGACCCCCATCCAGTACTTCAACAACAAAGTGGTCTGCGATCTCATTGAAAACAAGCTG AGCCCCCCGGGCATCATGAGCGTCCTGGACGACGTGTGCGCCACCATGCATGCCACCGGCGGCGGCGCCGACCAGACCCTGCTGCAGAAGCTGCAGGCGGCCGTGGGCACCCACGAGCACTTCAACAGCTGGAGCTCGGGCTTCGTCATCCACCACTACGCGGGCAAG GTCTCCTATGATGTTAACGGTTTCTGTGAGCGGAACCGGGACGTTCTCTTCTCTGACCTCATAGAGCTGATGCAGACCAGTGAGCA GGCCTTCCTCCGGATGCTCTTTCCTGAGAAGCTGGATGTGGACAAGAAGGGCCGGCCCAGCACGGCTGGCTCCAAGATCAAG AAACAAGCCAATGACCTGGTGGGCACGCTGAAGAGATGCACCCCCCACTACATCCGCTGCATCAAGCCCAATGAGACCAAGAAGCCCCGTGACTGGGAGGAGGGCAG GGTCAAGCACCAGGTGGAGTACCTAGGCCTAAAGGAGAACATCAGGGTGCGCCGGGCTGGCTTCGCCTACCGCCGCCAGTTCTCCAAGTTCCTGCAGAG GTACGCCATCCTGACCCCTGAGACGTGGCCCCAGTGGCGCGGGGATGAACGTCAGGGGGTCCAGCACCTGCTCCGGGTGGTCAACATGGAGCCAGACCAGTACCAGATGGGGAGCACCAAGGTCTTTGTCAAGAACCCCGAGTCG CTCTTCCTTCTGGAGGAGATGCGAGAGCGCAAGTTCGATGGCTTTGCCCGCACCATCCAGAAGGCCTGGAGGCGCCATGTGGCAGTCCGGAAGTACGAGGAGATGCGGGAGGAAG CTTCCAACATCCTGCTGAACAAGAAGGAGCGGAGACGGAACAGCATTAATCGGAACTTCGTCGGGGACTACCTGGGGCTTGAGGAGCGGCCAGAGCTGCGTCAGTTCCTGGCCAAGAGGGAACGCGTGGACTTCGCCGACTCGGTCACCAAGTATGACCGCCGCTTCAAG CCCATCAAAAGGGACTTGATCCTGACGCCcaagtgtgtgtatataatcGGACGGGAGAAGGTGAAGAAGGGACCAGAGAAGGGCCAGGTGCGTGAGGTCCTGAAGAAGAAGCTGGAGATCCAGGCCCTCCGGGGAGTTTCCCTCAG cacgaGGCAGGACGACTTCTTCATCCTCCAAGAAGACGCCGCCGACAGCTTCCTGGAGACCGTCTTCAAGACCGAGTTCGTCAGCCTCCTGAGCAAGCGCTTCGAGGAGGCGGCGCGGAGGGCGCTGCCCCTCACCTTCAGCGACAC acTACAGTTCCGGGTGAAGAAGGAGGGCTGGGGCGGAGGTGGCACCCGCAGTGTCACTTTCTCCCGTGGCTCCGGCGACTTGGCGATACTCAAGGCTAGCGGCCGGACCCTCACAGTCAGCGTGGGCGACGGGTTGCCCAAAAGCTCCA AGCCTACACGGAAGGGAATGGCCCAGGGAAGACCTCGAAGGTCAGCGCAGGCCCCAACCCGGGCAGCACCGGGGCCTCCCAGAG GCCTGGGCCACAATGGGGTGCCTCCTGCTGCCAGAAGTAGGCCCCTGCCCGTGGAGATCACATCTGGAAGGGGCTCCCAGCAGCCCTTCCGGGGCCCTCCATCCTCAGCCCTGAGGGCCAGTAGACGCCCCCGGGCACGGCCCCCCTCGGAACACAACACAGAATTCCTTAACGTGCCTGACCAGGGTGTGGCAGG CATGCAGAGAAAGCGCAGCGTGGGGCAGCGACCTGAGCCGGGCGTTGGCCGACCCAAGCCCCAACCTCGGATGCATGGCCCGCGGTGCCGGGCACTGTATCAGTACGTGGGCCAAGATGTGGACGAGCTGAGCTTCAACGTGAACGAGGTTATCGAGATCCTCATGGAAG
- the MYO1F gene encoding unconventional myosin-If isoform X2, which produces MVLLPQITEDAIVGNLRKRFMDDYIFTYIGSVLISVNPFKQMPYFTDREIDLYQGAAQYENPPHIYALTDNMYRNMLIDCENQCVIISGESGAGKTVAAKYIMGYISKVSGGGEKVQHVKDIILQSNPLLEAFGNAKTVRNNNSSRFGKYFEIQFSRGGEPDGGKISNFLLEKSRVVMQNENERNFHIYYQLLEGASQEQRQNLGLMTPDYYYYLQSDTYKVDGTDDRSDFNETLNAMQVIGIPPNVQQLVLQLVAGILHLGNISFCEDGNYARVESVDLLAFPAYLLGIDSGRLQEKLTSRKMDSRWGGRSESIDVTLNVEQAAYTRDALAKGLYARLFDFLVEAINRAMQKPQEEYSIGVLDIYGFEIFQKNGFEQFCINFVNEKLQQIFIELTLKAEQEEYVQEGIRWTPIQYFNNKVVCDLIENKLSPPGIMSVLDDVCATMHATGGGADQTLLQKLQAAVGTHEHFNSWSSGFVIHHYAGKVSYDVNGFCERNRDVLFSDLIELMQTSEQAFLRMLFPEKLDVDKKGRPSTAGSKIKKQANDLVGTLKRCTPHYIRCIKPNETKKPRDWEEGRVKHQVEYLGLKENIRVRRAGFAYRRQFSKFLQRYAILTPETWPQWRGDERQGVQHLLRVVNMEPDQYQMGSTKVFVKNPESLFLLEEMRERKFDGFARTIQKAWRRHVAVRKYEEMREEASNILLNKKERRRNSINRNFVGDYLGLEERPELRQFLAKRERVDFADSVTKYDRRFKPIKRDLILTPKCVYIIGREKVKKGPEKGQVREVLKKKLEIQALRGVSLSTRQDDFFILQEDAADSFLETVFKTEFVSLLSKRFEEAARRALPLTFSDTLQFRVKKEGWGGGGTRSVTFSRGSGDLAILKASGRTLTVSVGDGLPKSSKPTRKGMAQGRPRRSAQAPTRAAPGPPRGLGHNGVPPAARSRPLPVEITSGRGSQQPFRGPPSSALRASRRPRARPPSEHNTEFLNVPDQGVAGMQRKRSVGQRPEPGVGRPKPQPRMHGPRCRALYQYVGQDVDELSFNVNEVIEILMEDASGWWKGRLHGQEGLFPGNYVEKI; this is translated from the exons ATGGTGCTGCTGCCCCAGATCACCGAGGATGCCATCGTGGGCAACCTGCGCAAACGCTTCATGGACGACTACATCTTT ACCTACATTGGCTCCGTGCTCATCTCCGTAAACCCCTTCAAGCAGATGCCTTACTTCACTGACCGCGAGATCGACCTCTACCAGGGCGCA GCTCAGTACGAGAATCCCCCGCACATCTACGCCCTCACGGACAACATGTATCGCAACATGCTCATCGACTGTGAGAACCAGTGTGTTATCATCAG TGGAGAGAGTGGAGCTGGGAAGACCGTGGCAGCCAAATACATCATGGGCTACATCTCCAAGGTGTCTGGCGGGGGCGAGAAGGTCCAG CATGTGAAGGATATCATCCTGCAATCAAACCCACTGCTGGAGGCCTTCGGCAACGCCAAGACCGTGCGCAACAACAATTCCAGCCGCTTT GGCAAGTACTTTGAGATCCAGTTCAGTCGTGGCGGGGAGCCGGACGGGGGCAAGATCTCCAACTTCCTGCTAGAGAAATCCCGTGTGGTCATGCAGAACGAAAACGAGAGGAACTTCCACATCTACTATCAG CTGCTGGAAGGAGCCTCCCAGGAGCAGCGACAAAACCTGGGGCTCATGACCCCCGACTACTATTACTACCTCCAATCGGACACCTACAAGGTGGATGGCACCGACGACCGGAGTGACTTCAACGAGACTTTG AATGCCATGCAGGTCATCGGGATCCCGCCCAACGTCCAGCAGCTGGTCCTGCAGCTGGTGGCGGGAATCTTGCACTTGGGAAACATCAGCTTCTGTGAGGATGGGAATTACGCCCGGGTAGAGAGTGTGGACC TGCTGGCCTTTCCCGCCTACCTGCTGGGCATCGACAGCGGGCGGCTGCAGGAGAAGCTCACCAGCCGTAAGATGGACAGCCGCTGGGGTGGACGCAGCGAGTCCATCGACGTGACCCTCAATGTGGAGCAGGCAGCCTACACCCGCGACGCCCTGGCCAAGGGGCTCTATGCCCGTCTCTTTGACTTTCTTGTGGAG GCCATCAACCGCGCTATGCAGAAGCCCCAGGAGGAGTACAGTATCGGTGTGCTCGACATCTATGGCTTTGAGATCTTCCAG AAAAACGGCTTTGAGCAGTTCTGCATCAACTTTGTCAATGAGAAGCTGCAGCAAATCTTTATCGAACTCACCCTGAAAGCTGAGCAG GAGGAGTACGTCCAAGAGGGCATCCGCTGGACCCCCATCCAGTACTTCAACAACAAAGTGGTCTGCGATCTCATTGAAAACAAGCTG AGCCCCCCGGGCATCATGAGCGTCCTGGACGACGTGTGCGCCACCATGCATGCCACCGGCGGCGGCGCCGACCAGACCCTGCTGCAGAAGCTGCAGGCGGCCGTGGGCACCCACGAGCACTTCAACAGCTGGAGCTCGGGCTTCGTCATCCACCACTACGCGGGCAAG GTCTCCTATGATGTTAACGGTTTCTGTGAGCGGAACCGGGACGTTCTCTTCTCTGACCTCATAGAGCTGATGCAGACCAGTGAGCA GGCCTTCCTCCGGATGCTCTTTCCTGAGAAGCTGGATGTGGACAAGAAGGGCCGGCCCAGCACGGCTGGCTCCAAGATCAAG AAACAAGCCAATGACCTGGTGGGCACGCTGAAGAGATGCACCCCCCACTACATCCGCTGCATCAAGCCCAATGAGACCAAGAAGCCCCGTGACTGGGAGGAGGGCAG GGTCAAGCACCAGGTGGAGTACCTAGGCCTAAAGGAGAACATCAGGGTGCGCCGGGCTGGCTTCGCCTACCGCCGCCAGTTCTCCAAGTTCCTGCAGAG GTACGCCATCCTGACCCCTGAGACGTGGCCCCAGTGGCGCGGGGATGAACGTCAGGGGGTCCAGCACCTGCTCCGGGTGGTCAACATGGAGCCAGACCAGTACCAGATGGGGAGCACCAAGGTCTTTGTCAAGAACCCCGAGTCG CTCTTCCTTCTGGAGGAGATGCGAGAGCGCAAGTTCGATGGCTTTGCCCGCACCATCCAGAAGGCCTGGAGGCGCCATGTGGCAGTCCGGAAGTACGAGGAGATGCGGGAGGAAG CTTCCAACATCCTGCTGAACAAGAAGGAGCGGAGACGGAACAGCATTAATCGGAACTTCGTCGGGGACTACCTGGGGCTTGAGGAGCGGCCAGAGCTGCGTCAGTTCCTGGCCAAGAGGGAACGCGTGGACTTCGCCGACTCGGTCACCAAGTATGACCGCCGCTTCAAG CCCATCAAAAGGGACTTGATCCTGACGCCcaagtgtgtgtatataatcGGACGGGAGAAGGTGAAGAAGGGACCAGAGAAGGGCCAGGTGCGTGAGGTCCTGAAGAAGAAGCTGGAGATCCAGGCCCTCCGGGGAGTTTCCCTCAG cacgaGGCAGGACGACTTCTTCATCCTCCAAGAAGACGCCGCCGACAGCTTCCTGGAGACCGTCTTCAAGACCGAGTTCGTCAGCCTCCTGAGCAAGCGCTTCGAGGAGGCGGCGCGGAGGGCGCTGCCCCTCACCTTCAGCGACAC acTACAGTTCCGGGTGAAGAAGGAGGGCTGGGGCGGAGGTGGCACCCGCAGTGTCACTTTCTCCCGTGGCTCCGGCGACTTGGCGATACTCAAGGCTAGCGGCCGGACCCTCACAGTCAGCGTGGGCGACGGGTTGCCCAAAAGCTCCA AGCCTACACGGAAGGGAATGGCCCAGGGAAGACCTCGAAGGTCAGCGCAGGCCCCAACCCGGGCAGCACCGGGGCCTCCCAGAG GCCTGGGCCACAATGGGGTGCCTCCTGCTGCCAGAAGTAGGCCCCTGCCCGTGGAGATCACATCTGGAAGGGGCTCCCAGCAGCCCTTCCGGGGCCCTCCATCCTCAGCCCTGAGGGCCAGTAGACGCCCCCGGGCACGGCCCCCCTCGGAACACAACACAGAATTCCTTAACGTGCCTGACCAGGGTGTGGCAGG CATGCAGAGAAAGCGCAGCGTGGGGCAGCGACCTGAGCCGGGCGTTGGCCGACCCAAGCCCCAACCTCGGATGCATGGCCCGCGGTGCCGGGCACTGTATCAGTACGTGGGCCAAGATGTGGACGAGCTGAGCTTCAACGTGAACGAGGTTATCGAGATCCTCATGGAAG